One stretch of Rhinolophus ferrumequinum isolate MPI-CBG mRhiFer1 chromosome 3, mRhiFer1_v1.p, whole genome shotgun sequence DNA includes these proteins:
- the GUCA1ANB gene encoding putative uncharacterized protein GUCA1ANB: protein MWEDGIEVFEGEPSFPASELAEASAKQAEVQLSRRQMPHLSLSLSSSQDSQKPSVPSHGPKTPSGKKVKVPHPPLSQSWKLGHEQTLAADYVPVVVNSGGLNLDKLRFNFYTCQCFNALNPFYTLQKPTCGYLYRQDSDHTRKRFDVPPANMVLWRS from the exons ATGTGGGAGGACGGGATAGAGGTATTTGAGGGTGAGCCCAGCTTCCCAGCCTCTGAGCTGGCAGAGGCCTCTGCGAAGCAGGCCGAGGTCCAACTTAGCAGGCGGCAG ATgccccatctctccctctctctttcttcctcccaggACTCACAGAAACCCTCAGTACCCAGCCATGGGCCGAAGACACCATCAGGCAAAAAGGTGAAGGTTCCACACCCTCCTCTGTCTCAGTCGTGGAAGCTGGGCCACGAGCAGACTTTGGCAGCAGATTATGTGCCAGTGGTGGTGAACTCCGGGGGCCTGAACCTGGACAAGCTCAGGTTCAATTTCTACACCTGCCAGTGCTTCAACGCCCTGAACCCCTTCTACACTTTGCAGAAGCCTACCTGTGGCTACCTGTACCGCCAGGACAGTGATCACACCCGCAAGCGCTTTGATGTGCCTCCTGCCAACATGGTTTTGTGGCGCTCCTAG